TGTTTCACATCATTCATCCTTACTTTCAGAAGTACCGCCAGGAAAAAGGGTCACCTCAAGCGATTCAGCGGTGGGTAAACCAGCACATAAGTGGCGATAAATATAAAAAGGGAATAATAGATGACCTGGAGATCAAAGATGGTGAACAGGTGTTTAGAATCAACGATAAAAAACTTTTTGCTGATTTCTTATATGAATACTTTAGTACCTCTAGCGACCATTCAGCACAAGCCGCCAACACTGTCGAAGAAGAGCCAGAGCCTAAGGTGATTGCCCTCAAGCCCAGAACAAGCGCTTCGGCAAAACGACAGATCATCGGAAGAAAATTTTCGCTTGCTGCATTAAGAATAAGTATTAGCTGATTAATTGAAAAAAGCAAAAACATTGAAAATGAAACGCAATTTAGCCATAAATAAAAAACCCAAAAAGCCCGATCCTGTAGCCCTTGATAAGGCGATTAAGGAGGAGTTTTTTGATGGTGAGCATCTCAACGATGCCGGAACCACGCTATATGTGGAGGCTATGCTTATTGATCGTCGCTCAGATTTGCCACAGGTAATGCAAGACCATGTAGCTCATTGTGCGGCTTGTCAGCGTGAAGTATATGAGTTTTATCAATTTATGCAAGACGAAGATGTGAGTAATTCTTCGGTGCACGCTTTTCTCGATGAGCACAAACAATCGCTTAAGCCTGCAAGTATGGTAAGCAAGGGTTTAGGCAAACGAATTAGAAACATAGCTGCTGCCGTGGTAGTTTTGGGAACTATAGGTTGGTTGATGTTACAAAACCCATCAAAGGCTGATCAATCGATGATTTCAAAAATAGAAACGCCTTTTATCAACCAATCAATCAATGTGCAGTTTGACGAACTAGACGTAAGCAATGAAGAAGCTAAAACCATCAAGTTAGAAGATGGCACCATTATAAATATTCCAGCCTATAGCTTTGTTGATAAAAAAGGGAAACCCATCAAGGGTAAAGTGAAAATTGAGTACAGGGAATTACACAATACTGCAGACATTATAGCCAGTGGCATACCATTAGAGCAAGATAGTCTTGGAGTTACAAACAACCTTGAGACTGCCGGAATGTTTGAGATTAGAGGCAAAAAAGGCAAAGAGCCTGTATACATAGCTCAAGGCAAAAACATTGATATTCAGTTTGCTTCCCGTCACGACGGCAATGGTTTCAACCATTATTACCTCGAAGACGGCACTCAACCACTGACCCTTAATTATTTGCGTACTAATCAGGCAGGCATCATTCCAGGGGCTTTTGCCCAAAGCAGTACTGCCAAGGTATCGCCCCAGTGGCAATGGATTGGAGCCTCAGCAATTACCTCCAAAATAATTGTAGAAAAACGTATCCAAGAGGCAAAAACTTATAAAAAAGTTGACAAGCAACGCATAGATTCTCTGAAAGAAGTAATTGCCCAAATGAAGTCTAAACACCATACCGACTCAATAGAGTACATTGAAAAACTGTTGGCACAACAAAAGAAAGACTTAGCACAAGAGCAGAAGGCAAAAGCAGACTATTTTCAGTTAGACTTTAATATGGAAAAAAACCCACACCTGGAGTTTTTCAAAGATGTGGTTTGGCAATATATTGGAGAAAACAAAGAGCAAAGCCCTACCAAACGTAACAGTTGGGTATTTAACGAAAAGTGGGACGATATTAAATTGACAAGTCTTAAGTACCTCCCGGTGTCACTTACAGGGCACAAAGCAGCTGTATTTTCGGTAAACTTCTCGCCCGATAGCAGGTATGTAGTATCCGCTTCGGCCGATGCCACCGCAAAAATATGGGACAACCAGGGGAGACTTGTGCAAACCCTTATAGGGCATAGCAAAGCCGTAACCAAGGCGTTGTTTTCTCCAGATGGGCAAAAAGTGTTGACTGCTTCCGACGATTTTACGGCAAAGCTTTGGAATAAACAAGGCAATTTGCTGGCAAATCTCAGCGGGCA
This sequence is a window from Microscilla marina ATCC 23134. Protein-coding genes within it:
- a CDS encoding WD40 repeat domain-containing protein gives rise to the protein MKRNLAINKKPKKPDPVALDKAIKEEFFDGEHLNDAGTTLYVEAMLIDRRSDLPQVMQDHVAHCAACQREVYEFYQFMQDEDVSNSSVHAFLDEHKQSLKPASMVSKGLGKRIRNIAAAVVVLGTIGWLMLQNPSKADQSMISKIETPFINQSINVQFDELDVSNEEAKTIKLEDGTIINIPAYSFVDKKGKPIKGKVKIEYRELHNTADIIASGIPLEQDSLGVTNNLETAGMFEIRGKKGKEPVYIAQGKNIDIQFASRHDGNGFNHYYLEDGTQPLTLNYLRTNQAGIIPGAFAQSSTAKVSPQWQWIGASAITSKIIVEKRIQEAKTYKKVDKQRIDSLKEVIAQMKSKHHTDSIEYIEKLLAQQKKDLAQEQKAKADYFQLDFNMEKNPHLEFFKDVVWQYIGENKEQSPTKRNSWVFNEKWDDIKLTSLKYLPVSLTGHKAAVFSVNFSPDSRYVVSASADATAKIWDNQGRLVQTLIGHSKAVTKALFSPDGQKVLTASDDFTAKLWNKQGNLLANLSGHKGKVLSIDFSANGKLILTAAADNTIKLWNNQGRLLHTMQHKYALKEARFAPNSKNVLSVSKKGPVKIWYIDGKLLHTLEGDHNSVGVSKDSKYLVTTSVISETGSGVWSSDGELLHSIKGSANQAIFSNDGTHLITIANRTAHLFSIYQKGVRTVLIKNMGGSYKGKGHLQKINNIQFSPSQHAIVTASDDYLAKIWDGSGNFRYNLRGHTNKVNHATFSPNGLHIATASADNTVKLWVETSQKDIYELELIKERRVVETNGRRVEIRGKNFVTIVRKATSDEIPEELQTKGLVHKSFTQNKDLSDMIARYEQAVKQKANKQRELKAKKPKVRAKVLRSFTVRRFGVYGAHRVFKMEENIICKAEFDFGPGVDHQDENIKVYLITGEQGTAVVPYTQRSWHRFQFDPNMANKLIAILPNDRLAVIEKREFANIDVDKVDQAGSYTFKLHPRPIQSKQDLDFVLN